The following are encoded together in the Thermothelomyces thermophilus ATCC 42464 chromosome 3, complete sequence genome:
- a CDS encoding carbohydrate-binding module family 1 protein (CAZy_ID 267798) encodes MAIATLEFSRSHKAPPANLIGLFFCGAQERLQLDCQERMFPLETKKAGRQRSVLAAALALAGAPSVNAVLRFSCSELVTERLDPLVFPGSPESPHLHQVVGGNMFNITMDPKQHNIGEEATCTTCTFSEDFSNYWTAVLYFRARNGSYIRVPQRPNVGFEGARGGGMTVYYTASYQGGKVTAFQPGFRMIVGNPMFRTAEEASRYRQLTFTCLDTMYTRDGETTSMPNRPCPEGIMANVRFPTCWDGKNLDSPNHADHVAYPASGTFESGGPCPDSHPVKIPQLFYEVIWDTRQFNDRKLWPEDGSQPFGDALQRAMDANCDVSCPTLKTQTISQANQCSVQRVVNEQIDGWLDSLPGGVQIVGPQPGSGFGGGSNPGNGGGNNNGGGSCQVAKWGQCGGQGYTGCTTCAAGSTCKAQNQYYSQCL; translated from the exons ATGGCCATTGCGACTCTAGAATTCAGCCGGAGCCACAAAGCGCCGCCCGCGAATTTAATAGGCCTGTTTTTTTGCGGTGCACAAGAACGTCTTCAGCTTGACTGCCAAGAGCGGATGTTTCCACTCGAAACCAAAAAAGCAGGGAGG CAGCGGAgcgtcctcgccgccgccctggcgCTGGCCGGGGCGCCAAGCGTCAATGCCGTCCTTCGCTTCTCGTGCTCTGAGCTTGTCACTGAGCGTCTCGACCC CCTCGTCTTCCCCGGGTCGCCCGAGTCCCCCCACCTGCACCAGGTGGTGGGCGGCAACATGTTCAACATCACGATGGACCCCAAGCAGCACAACATCGGCGAGGAGGCGACGTGCACGACGTGCACCTTCTCGGAGGACTTCTCCAACTACTGGACGGCGGTGCTGTACTTCCGGGCGCGCAACGGCAGCTACATCCGGGTGCCGCAGCGGCCCAACGTCGGCTTCGAGGGGGCGCGCGGGGGCGGCATGACGGTCTACTACACGGCCTCGTACCAGGGCGGCAAGGTGACCGCCTTCCAGCCGGGCTTCCGCATGATCGTGGGCAACCCGATGTTCCggacggccgaggaggcgtcGCGGTACCGGCAGCTTACCTTCACCTGCCTCGACACCATGTACACGCGCGACGGCGAGACGACGTCGATGCCGAACCGCCCTTGCCCGGAGGGCATCATGGCCAACGTCCGCTTCCCGACCTGCTGGGACGGCAAGAACCTGGACTCGCCCAACCACGCCGACCACGTCGCCTACCCGGCCAGCGGCACCTTCGAGAGCGGCGGCCCCTGCCCAGACAGCCACCCGGTCAAGATCCCCCAGCTCTTCTACGAGGTCATCTGGGACACGCGCCAGTTCAACGACAGGAAGCTGTGGCCCGAAGACGGCAGCCAGCCCTTC GGCGACGCCCTCCAGCGCGCCATGGACGCCAACTGCGACGTCTCCTGCCCCACCCTCAAGACCCAGACCATCTCCCAGGCCAACCAGTGCTCCGTCCAGCGCGTCGTCAACGAGCAGATTGACGGCTGGCTCGACAGCCTGCCGGGTGGCGTCCAGATCGTCGGGCCCCAGCCGGGCTCCGGCTTTG GCGGCGGAAGTAACCCTGGCAACGGTGGCGGCAACAACAATGGCGGCGGCTCCTGCCAGGTCGCCAAGTG GGGCCAGTGTGGTGGACAGGGCTACACGGGCTGCACGACGTGCGCGGCCGGCTCGACATGCAAGGCCCAGAACCAGTACTACTCTCAGTGCCTGTAG
- a CDS encoding glycoside hydrolase family 55 protein (CAZy_ID 268037) produces MLKRLSTAVLLALGLASSTLAAPAPAPRQESGWWVASIERQGAPAFNDDPNYKVFRNVRDYGAKGDGATDDTEAINKAISDGNRCGQGCSSQTTTPALVYFPPGTYVVSKPIIPFYYTQLVGDAVSPPTLKASADFSGMAVIDADPYDSEGNNWWTNQNNFFRQVRNFVIDLTAMPVEVGAGIHWQVAQATSLQNIVFNMRTDGGEANKQQGIFMDNGSGGFMSDLTFNGGNYGAFFGNQQFTTRNLTFNDCRTAIFMNWNWAWTFQDVKINNCGVGIDMANGGPGGQTVGSVLVLDSQFTNTPIGIKTAYDPASPQTNGTLILDNVDMTGTTQAVVNEGTGAVILPGNQKVSFFAQGRAYDGAGAGSGKAVQAPQDPVRKPDVLLDPGTGKVVTRSKPQYENVPAGSFVSVKANGAKGDGKTDDTDAIQAVFDKATPDQVVYFDHGAYIITRTVKVPKQIRITGEALPLILAGGDSSFKDQANPQPVFQVGQPGDKGEVEMSDLIFGTAGPQPGAIMMEWNVAGSKPGAAALWDVHTRIGGYAGTQLELEQCAKNPDVTNPVRPECFGAFMMLHVREGGSVYLENTWYWVADHGLEPSARDGQIDVFNGRGVLFEGEGPVWGWGTASEHSVLYNYQFNKASNVFLALIQTETPYFQGNPDATQPFAVNPDFADPDFAKSCAADDAGCRRAWGVRAIESKDIFVYGAGLYSFFDNYAQDCLRTESCQSHMVSIEGGSRVHMYGLSTKASVNMVTVDGRGAVLDRDNRNNFCATLAFFQSA; encoded by the coding sequence ATGCTCAAACGACTGTCCACAGCGGTTCTGCTGGCCCTCGGGCTCGCCTCCTCCACTCTTGccgcaccggcaccggcaccgcgGCAAGAGTCGGGGTGGTGGGTGGCCAGCATCGAACGGCAAGGCGCTCCCGCCTTCAACGATGACCCCAACTATAAAGTGTTCCGCAACGTGCGGGACTACGGCGCCAAGGGTGACGGTGCGACTGACGACACCGAGGCCATCAACAAGGCCATCAGCGACGGCAACCGGTGTGGTCAGGGCTGCTCTTCGCAGACGACGACCCCGGCGCTCGTGTACTTCCCGCCCGGCACCTACGTGGTCAGCAAGCCCATCATCCCCTTCTACTACACTCAGCTCGTCGGCGACGCCGTCTCTCCCCCGACCCTGAAGGCGTCCGCCGACTTCTCCGGCATGGCCGTCATCGACGCGGACCCGTACGACTCGGAGGGCAACAACTGGTGGACGAACCAGAACAACTTCTTCCGCCAGGTCCGCAACTTTGTCATCGACCTGACGGCCATGCCCGTCGAGGTTGGCGCCGGCATCCACTGGCAGGTTGCGCAGGCGACGAGCCTGCAGAACATCGTCTTCAACATGCGCACCGACGGCGGGGAGGCCAACAAGCAGCAGGGCATCTTCATGGACAACGGGTCGGGCGGTTTCATGTCGGACCTGACCTTCAACGGCGGCAACTACGGCGCCTTCTTCGGCAACCAGCAGTTCACCACCCGTAACCTGACCTTCAACGACTGCAGGACGGCCATCTTCATGAACTGGAACTGGGCCTGGACCTTCCAGGACGTCAAGATCAACAACTGCGGCGTCGGCATCGACATGGCCAACGGCGGCCCCGGCGGCCAGACCGTCGGGTCCGTCCTCGTGCTCGACAGCCAGTTCACCAACACGCCCATCGGCATCAAGACGGCCTACGACCCGGCCTCCCCCCAGACCAACGGCACGCTCATCCTCGACAACGTCGACATGACGGGCACGACCCAGGCCGTCGTCAACGAGGGCACCGGCGCCGTGATCCTCCCGGGCAACCAAAAGGTCAGCTTCTTCGCCCAGGGACGGGCCTACgatggcgccggcgccggctccGGCAAGGCGGTGCAGGCTCCCCAGGACCCGGTGAGGAAGCCGGACGTGCTGCTCGACCCGGGGACGGGTAAGGTGGTGACGCGCAGCAAGCCGCAGTACGAGAACGTGCCGGCGGGCAGCTTCGTCAGCGTCAAGGCCAACGGGGCCAAGGGCGACGGCAAGACGGACGACACGGACGCGATCCAGGCGGTCTTCGATAAGGCGACGCCCGACCAGGTCGTCTACTTCGACCACGGCGCCTACATCATCACGCGGACGGTCAAGGTGCCCAAGCAGATCCGCATCACGGGCGAGGCGCTGCCCCTGATCCTGGCGGGCGGCGATTCGAGCTTCAAGGACCAGGCGAACCCGCAGCCGGTCTTCCAGGTGGGCCAGCCGGGCGACAAGGGCGAGGTGGAGATGTCGGACCTCATCTTCGGCACGGCGGGCCCGCAGCCGGGCGCCATCATGATGGAGTGGAACGTGGCGGGCAGCAAGcccggggcggcggcgctctgGGACGTGCACACGCGCATCGGCGGGTACGCGGGCACGCAGCTGGAGCTGGAGCAGTGCGCCAAGAACCCAGACGTGACGAACCCGGTCAGGCCCGAGTGCTTCGGCGCCTTCATGATGCTGCACGTGCGCGAGGGCGGCAGCGTCTACCTGGAGAACACGTGGTACTGGGTGGCGGACCACGGGCTGGAGCCGTCGGCGCGCGACGGCCAGATCGACGTCTTCAACGGCCGCGGCGTCCTcttcgagggcgagggcccGGTCTGGGGCTGGGGCACCGCCTCGGAGCACTCGGTCCTGTACAACTACCAGTTCAACAAGGCCTCCAACGTCTTCCTGGCCCTCATCCAGACCGAGACGCCGTACTTCCAGGGCAACCCGGACGCGACGCAGCCCTTCGCCGTCAACCCGGACTTTGCGGACCCGGACTTTGCCAAGTCGTGcgcggccgacgacgccggcTGCAGGCGGGCGTGGGGCGTGCGGGCGATCGAGTCCAAGGACATCTTCGTGTACGGCGCCGGGCTGTACTCCTTCTTCGACAACTACGCGCAGGACTGCCTCCGGACCGAGTCGTGCCAGTCCCACATGGTCTCGATCGAGGGCGGCAGCCGGGTGCACATGTACGGCCTCAGCACCAAGGCCAGCGTCAACATGGTGACGGTCGAC